Below is a genomic region from Culicoides brevitarsis isolate CSIRO-B50_1 chromosome 2, AGI_CSIRO_Cbre_v1, whole genome shotgun sequence.
TTGCGAGATCACGAACCTATTCACACGGGAGAGCTTCCGTATCAATGTGACGGTTGTGAGAAGcgttttaggtcacgtggtttgctGCGAAGTCATCGATTGATTCATTCTGAGGGCAAATATCAGTGCGAAATTTGTTCCTTGCGATTTAGGAGAACGAGCAATTTGAATGATCATATGTTGTGTCATACGGAGCGACGAGATTATAGTTGCTCGATATGCGGAACGATGTTTAAGGCCGTTGCTTCGTTGAAGAGACACATGAAAAAGCATCACGAGAAGGAAAAGAAGATGGAAGAGAAggaaattttagaagaaatgaGTGTTTCGGGAGAAATTTTGATGGAGACAGGAGTTATTTGAGaggaaaatagttaaaaaaaagttgtttaaaatactcaaaaaaggaagctaaatgttaagaattaaagttttatatgagaaaaattatattttatgaaaaaaaaatttttttttttgttatttaagaGTATgggaaatgtaatttttggttACCATTTTATCAAGGAAtgtcaaaaatcttcaaaaattaaattattttttcaaaatttttatcttcaactctcagaaattaaaaaaaaatcaacttcaagtaaaaattttattctagaaaattaatctaaagTTTTATCTTGAAGcattaaaactttcaaaaattaatttaactctcaaaaattaaaaaacaaatcgatttcgagaaaaattttacctttggacattaaaaattttcaaaattaatctaaatttttatcttgaaacatccaaaatattcaaaattcaattttttgaatttttatttttttttcaaaaattaaaaaaattcaattttaatatttcacaaaaaaaaaaattaaaattattttttttgtcatctttgaaatttttcaaaaaaaattatcttcaatttttatatttatattaaagcatcaaaaatcatttaaaaatttttttttcttaattttaatttttaattctcaaaaattaaaaaaaaatcaatttcaagcaaaaattttctaaaatattccaaaattaaattttttgaacaaaattatcttgacccttaaaaataaaaaaaaaaaaatatcaaatttcatgtaaaaattttacctttggacatcaaaaattttcataattttatcttgaagcattaaaaatcattaatttttttttttacaatattcatttttatttattaatttgcatTGTTTctgtatataaattaataatttacctCCTAATTTAGCATTTATCGTTACTTTATTAAGTGTAATATCACAAAACCCTGTTGTGGATATTCCACATAGTCTTATATTTATGAACGTTGATTGAAcgttttccttaaatttactttctaaaaacaaaaggagcatttttatagcttttctaattattattgatctactcacttttttttaattttggctaaaatattgaataaaataacttttctttgacaaagcaaaaatttagagAGACGCTACCTCttgggagaaaatttttgaaattttttatgacacgaaactaaatttaaaaggtAACTAAGTTGAAAttgcttcactttttttaacaatttttgtgattgTTCAGGAAATGTTAAAAGACGTTCAATCTCTGTGGAGCGACAGGACTGAAGGAACTTGGAAGTACATCGACGTTGCTCACGTTTAAGTGTAATGGGCACagctttgatgttttttaaacCTAATATTTCGAGACTTCGAGTTGTtcgagactttttttttgtttgttcaaagcTTTTGccgattttttgtgtgtttttaagGTACAAACCGCGCTCTATTGctcttttttgctcaaatctCAGTACAGTTCGCCGTCCATGTTGtccaaaagttgttttttatcCTCTTTGCACGAAATCGAGATTGGACTGTCGCTATTTTGCTGTAAAACTTTTGGATCGAAACATGGCGTCTCGCAAATATTCATATTGCAACAATTTTCGATGATAATTTCGCAACTTTCCGTTGATGGAGCACGACTTCCATTCCCTTGGATGTTCCGTTGCACGACATATGTCTTCTTTACTCGAGGTCTTTTGGGTTTGTGAATCTTGTTAATCGTGATAATAATGAGCGACAGTATGAGAAGAGAGCCCATTACACTGAGCGACGTGAAAACCAAGCTTTTGTTAAAGCCTGCGTTCAGGCATTGTTGAGGCTGTGACTCTGGCAATGGTTCGGGATCCAACAAGTGTGTTGGAATGGATGTTGTTGGATCGTTTGTTGAATggcatctaaaaaaaataaattttaataaaaaatgtcgaacttttcgcaaaaaaaattttttaccttgcaCAAATTGGCTTAAAATCATCATCTTGTTCCGCATCTTCGCACAATTCAACGCAAACGATATCCCATTTTGGTCGTTTTGACTCGCATTTGTCTCCAAAGAACCCAAGAGGACACGTACAAACTGGATTTCCATCTCGCAAGTCACAAATTCCGCCATTTAAGCATTTTCCTTTACAGACATCGATCTCACAACGAAGACCCGTGTATCCCAAATCGCATTTTTCACATTTGGATGTCCCATTTTTGAATGGCACGCATGTTCCGCCGTTCAAACAGACGTTTTTACATAAATCCAATTCGCATCGGGTGCCTGAGAATCCGAGAGGACAATCACAACGACGATTTCCTTCGCTGACGACTTCTTTTCCATCATTAACGCAATATTCAGAGACAATTTCCGTGTTTGAAGCTTTTTCCAAAAGAACTTTTTGCTTCACGATTTTCAAAGCTGCTTCGCATTTCGGCGTGACATGCTCCCGTTCAAGAAAACTGTGCTTCACGATGATACCGCGAGGGATTTGTGCTCCGAATTTGACGACGGTAcgtttttcgttcgtttttttgttgACTTGAACAATTTGTTTCATCGTCGCACAtgcgaaataaatattttcagcgTCAATTGTCATCGCAACGGGATTCCCGATTGGTTCGTACACATGTTGGATGCGATTTTCTCCCTTCAAGTCGGCGGATTCGATTTTATAGTAACTTCCGTAAACGTAATCTGTCCAATAAATCCGTTCCTCGAATGGATCAACGTGAACTGCTAACGGATTTTTCAATCCGCTGATCAAAGTATGCGATTCGGTCTCATTAACGCCCGAAAATTGGATACTTGGCGCCGTTTCATCGTTATTTGTCCAATAAACGATTTGACGACATGCATCAATGGCAACGCCTCGAGGCACTTCGTGATCAAAAGTCTTCCATACCTCAGGTCCCTTTGTGCTTTGATGCGACAAATCCCATCGATGAATTCTATGAAGTCGAGTATCGCTCCAATACAACACTCCCGTTGTCGGATCGAACGCAAGTCCCTCAATTTGCTCATCCAATTGCTTTTTCACTAATTCCTTGATGCGATAATTCAAGTGATCATCTTCGTAAATTTTCAGCGAGAAAACGTTCGCTAATTTGTTCTCTTTATCGCTGAAGTAGACGACATCCTTGACTTCGTCGAAGGAAATTCCCGCCAAATCACGGAATTGATGAGCTGCGGAACGAATAAGACTCCAATCTTgcgagtaaaattttatttcttcgtcTGTTGTGACGGCAAACTCtgcaaaaaatgagaaatggaaaaattttattaaaacaggTTTCGGGAACGGGTcgaaatgatataaaaaaatgtctcaaacaactttctc
It encodes:
- the LOC134831387 gene encoding protein cueball, with translation MYTRLSLRIFVTILLAATCITRVESFWEFAVTTDEEIKFYSQDWSLIRSAAHQFRDLAGISFDEVKDVVYFSDKENKLANVFSLKIYEDDHLNYRIKELVKKQLDEQIEGLAFDPTTGVLYWSDTRLHRIHRWDLSHQSTKGPEVWKTFDHEVPRGVAIDACRQIVYWTNNDETAPSIQFSGVNETESHTLISGLKNPLAVHVDPFEERIYWTDYVYGSYYKIESADLKGENRIQHVYEPIGNPVAMTIDAENIYFACATMKQIVQVNKKTNEKRTVVKFGAQIPRGIIVKHSFLEREHVTPKCEAALKIVKQKVLLEKASNTEIVSEYCVNDGKEVVSEGNRRCDCPLGFSGTRCELDLCKNVCLNGGTCVPFKNGTSKCEKCDLGYTGLRCEIDVCKGKCLNGGICDLRDGNPVCTCPLGFFGDKCESKRPKWDIVCVELCEDAEQDDDFKPICARCHSTNDPTTSIPTHLLDPEPLPESQPQQCLNAGFNKSLVFTSLSVMGSLLILSLIIITINKIHKPKRPRVKKTYVVQRNIQGNGSRAPSTESCEIIIENCCNMNICETPCFDPKVLQQNSDSPISISCKEDKKQLLDNMDGELY